From a region of the Haematobia irritans isolate KBUSLIRL chromosome 4, ASM5000362v1, whole genome shotgun sequence genome:
- the laza gene encoding lazaro — MRTYQRGFFCSDLSIRYPYHECTITVSMLLVCMLLLPMLFLGVVEIMRLCHNFRLRQYLRNAFFSMACFSCGFIATYLSTELAKNVVRRLRPHFYMACRPQLNDGSTCEDPKNRNLFVELYYCSNRELSASQMRELYVSFPSAHSSLSFYAMLFLAFYLHAIWRGGRGVNRVLRHLLQFLFLSLAWFISLSRVADYWHHWSDVMAGAIMGVIYATLTSVYVGRFLSFKTSPKSPYMLAAPAPTSAALIPHGKQSSGLHQTSNNRKTSLKQSMQHVASTVSFQSNSLSHDMTQHQQQIRQHHQQHLQQQQTPHQAYSDQTSSTTSTTASSGAVLEAVAATAPTLVEEELVTLTSAKEHLIASNECIWKSGT, encoded by the coding sequence ATGCGAACCTATCAGCGCGGTTTCTTTTGTTCGGATCTCAGCATTAGGTATCCATATCATGAATGCACTATCACGGTATCCATGCTGCTGGTTTGCATGCTACTGTTGCCCATGTTGTTCCTAGGCGTAGTGGAGATTATGCGCCTGTGCCATAATTTCCGCTTGCGCCAATATCTCAGAAATGCCTTCTTTAGCATGGCATGTTTTAGTTGCGGCTTCATTGCCACCTACCTGAGTACAGAGCTGGCGAAAAATGTAGTGCGCCGTCTGAGGCCCCATTTCTACATGGCCTGTAGGCCGCAACTCAACGATGGCTCGACATGTGAAGacccaaaaaatcgcaatttaTTTGTTGAACTCTACTATTGTTCCAATCGCGAATTGTCGGCGAGTCAAATGCGCGAATTGTATGTCTCATTTCCCAGTGCCCATTCGTCGCTGTCATTCTATGCAATGCTGTTTTTGGCCTTTTATCTGCATGCCATCTGGCGGGGTGGCCGCGGTGTTAATCGTGTCTTACGTCATTTGCTGCAATTTCTGTTTCTATCGTTGGCCTGGTTTATATCACTGAGTCGTGTGGCCGATTACTGGCATCATTGGTCGGATGTTATGGCCGGTGCCATAATGGGTGTTATCTATGCCACACTTACCTCGGTCTATGTGGGCAGATTTCTAAGCTTCAAAACATCGCCAAAGTCACCGTACATGTTGGCGGCCCCGGCACCGACGTCAGCCGCTCTAATTCCCCATGGCAAGCAATCGTCTGGTCTACATCAAACATCGAACAATCGTAAGACTTCATTGAAGCAATCCATGCAACATGTTGCATCTACAGTAAGCTTTCAATCCAATTCGTTGAGTCATGACATGACACAGCATCAGCAACAGATACGACAACATCACCAGCAGcatctacaacaacaacaaacgccACACCAGGCCTACAGCGATCAAACATCATCGACCACATCAACGACAGCATCGTCTGGTGCTGTTTTAGAAGCTGTGGCAGCAACAGCTCCTACCCTGGTCGAGGAAGAGCTGGTAACATTGACATCGGCCAAAGAACATCTTATAGCGTCTAATGAATGCATATGGAAATCGGGTACATAA